Proteins encoded by one window of Chroococcidiopsis sp. TS-821:
- a CDS encoding glycosyltransferase, which produces MKIAFITGCLEPGRDGVGDYTRLLAEECMRQKHQCCLIALSDRYLQQLNTNSQETAEFMLRLPANMPWENRAKYAQQFLAKFNPDWVSLQFVPYGYQDKGIVAEFSRWLRLIVQGRKLHVMFHELWIGENVGAPLKEKLVGKIQRFFISRVIKNLQPAVIHTSNPAYVIMLQQLGVSAKCLPLFSNIPISARNADDWLLPQLRGLGLKIYPGNRDQFWLFGLFGTIHPVWSAEPLFTYLNQAAVQHDRQIIILSIGRLGYGEMLWKQISQKYCHQFSFLQLNEQPPSKISEFLNSIDFGISTSPYLLVGKSGTTTAMLEHGIPVIVNRDDFKLSSNFAIHYEDPLLYRMDANLPNVLMNQLKRKAPCLRLRDITNNFISDLTRMNDLKPDDLPNLVTSLTT; this is translated from the coding sequence ATGAAAATTGCTTTCATTACCGGCTGTCTAGAACCTGGTAGGGATGGAGTTGGTGACTACACGCGTTTATTAGCAGAGGAATGCATGCGGCAAAAGCATCAGTGCTGTCTAATTGCATTGAGCGATCGCTATTTACAACAACTCAATACAAATTCTCAGGAAACGGCTGAGTTTATGCTACGCTTACCTGCAAACATGCCTTGGGAAAACCGCGCTAAATACGCTCAACAGTTTTTAGCTAAATTCAATCCTGATTGGGTAAGTTTACAATTTGTACCGTACGGCTATCAAGACAAAGGAATTGTTGCAGAGTTCAGTCGTTGGCTACGTCTTATAGTGCAAGGGCGTAAGTTGCACGTCATGTTCCATGAATTATGGATAGGGGAAAACGTTGGCGCACCATTAAAAGAGAAGTTAGTCGGCAAAATTCAACGTTTTTTTATTTCTCGTGTAATAAAGAATCTTCAACCAGCAGTTATTCACACAAGTAATCCAGCCTACGTAATAATGTTGCAGCAGCTTGGAGTTTCAGCAAAATGTTTACCGCTGTTTAGCAATATTCCAATTTCAGCAAGGAACGCTGATGACTGGCTTTTGCCACAATTACGCGGTCTAGGATTAAAAATTTATCCAGGAAATCGAGATCAATTTTGGTTATTTGGGCTTTTTGGTACCATACATCCAGTGTGGTCAGCAGAACCATTATTTACTTACTTAAATCAAGCAGCAGTCCAACACGATCGCCAGATTATTATTCTCTCAATTGGACGATTAGGTTATGGCGAAATGCTTTGGAAACAAATATCTCAAAAGTATTGTCATCAGTTTAGCTTCTTACAATTAAATGAGCAACCACCTAGCAAAATATCAGAATTCCTTAACTCGATTGACTTTGGAATTTCTACTTCACCATATCTACTAGTTGGTAAAAGTGGTACGACTACTGCCATGCTAGAACACGGAATACCAGTGATCGTGAATCGCGATGATTTTAAACTATCATCAAATTTTGCAATTCATTATGAAGATCCACTTTTATACAGGATGGACGCTAATTTACCTAACGTCTTGATGAATCAGCTTAAGCGAAAAGCACCTTGTTTAAGATTGCGAGATATTACAAATAACTTTATCAGTGATTTAACTAGGATGAATGATTTGAAACCAGACGATTTGCCAAATTTAGTAACCAGTTTAACTACATGA
- a CDS encoding glycosyltransferase family 4 protein: MKILLASHVFYPSIGGIETVSSMLAHEFVELGHEVKLVTQTPASAESNKKFSFEIIRKPKPHQLIQLLRWCDVFFQNNISLQTWWATLFVRKPWFVTHQTWIRRVNGSVGWQDRVKCFLLEFATCISISQSIAKHLKTPSIVIGNPYQDDLFYELPEVSRDRELVFLGRLVSDKGVDLLITALGNLKKEYSLTPRLTIIGAGPEENLLRNLAATLEVSSQVNFVGTKTGTELVKLLNSHKIMVVPSRWSEPFGVVALEGIACGCVVVGSEGGGLKDAIGPCGITFPNGDVKALTQILAKLLTDRQALAVYRSHSHTHLSQFKKQSVAQAYLKLFEGAIK, translated from the coding sequence ATGAAAATTTTGTTGGCATCTCATGTATTTTACCCAAGTATAGGGGGAATTGAAACGGTTTCCTCAATGCTTGCTCATGAGTTTGTAGAACTAGGACATGAAGTAAAATTAGTGACGCAAACTCCAGCGAGCGCCGAAAGTAACAAAAAATTTTCTTTTGAAATCATCCGCAAACCAAAACCACACCAACTTATTCAACTACTGAGATGGTGTGATGTTTTTTTCCAAAATAATATTAGCCTCCAAACCTGGTGGGCTACCCTCTTTGTTCGCAAACCCTGGTTTGTAACCCATCAAACTTGGATTAGGCGTGTTAATGGTAGTGTGGGTTGGCAAGATCGCGTTAAGTGCTTTCTGCTCGAGTTCGCTACTTGTATATCAATTAGCCAAAGTATTGCCAAGCACTTAAAAACACCGTCTATTGTTATCGGTAATCCATATCAGGATGACTTATTTTATGAACTACCAGAAGTAAGTCGCGATCGCGAACTTGTTTTTCTCGGTCGTTTAGTTTCTGACAAAGGCGTCGATTTACTAATTACTGCGTTAGGTAACTTAAAGAAAGAGTATAGCTTAACTCCTCGTTTAACTATCATTGGTGCAGGTCCAGAAGAAAACTTATTACGTAATTTAGCTGCAACATTAGAGGTATCTAGCCAAGTTAACTTTGTTGGGACTAAAACTGGTACAGAGTTAGTAAAGCTTTTAAACTCTCACAAAATTATGGTAGTACCTTCACGATGGAGTGAACCATTCGGTGTTGTAGCGTTAGAGGGAATTGCTTGTGGATGTGTGGTTGTTGGTTCAGAAGGAGGAGGCTTAAAAGATGCAATTGGTCCTTGTGGGATAACATTTCCTAATGGTGACGTGAAAGCCCTCACTCAAATACTCGCTAAATTATTAACTGATCGCCAGGCGTTAGCCGTTTATAGATCTCACTCTCATACACATTTATCGCAATTTAAAAAACAGTCTGTAGCCCAAGCATACCTAAAACTATTTGAGGGTGCTATTAAGTGA
- a CDS encoding glycosyltransferase family 4 protein → MIFVSHPTGNTNVRSVLTALEQAEMLSCFQTTVAAQTSDWYLHLLPKKLCSELLRRSYDVPKSKIVTRPYRELIRLGASKLQINFFTQHEIGWASIDSVYRSLDSYVARRLSIRHSQSRLSAVYCYEDAALQTFKAAKTLGLKCFYDLPIGYWRTGHMIQQEEAKLNPEWASTLQANFDSPEKLARKDIELQLSDVIFVASSFTKQTLQLAFNLKAPIICIPYGAPPVKSIEMSKPSSQKLRVLFVGSLSQRKGISYLLDAVNLLGSRIELTLIGRTTGYCPPLEKALKTHHWIPSLPHYKILEEMQRHDVFVFPSLFEGFGLVILEAMSQGLPVITTPHTAGPDVITDAKDGFIVPIRSAEAIAAKLDLLASDRTLLLEMSQAAQQKASQFSWKKYGESLVETINTCL, encoded by the coding sequence GTGATATTTGTAAGCCATCCAACAGGAAATACAAATGTTAGATCGGTACTAACAGCTTTAGAACAAGCAGAAATGTTAAGCTGTTTTCAAACAACAGTAGCCGCACAAACGTCCGATTGGTATCTACATTTGCTACCAAAGAAATTATGCAGCGAGCTACTAAGACGTAGTTACGATGTTCCCAAATCAAAAATAGTTACACGACCTTATAGAGAGTTAATTCGCCTTGGAGCGTCAAAATTACAAATTAATTTTTTTACACAACACGAGATAGGTTGGGCATCAATTGATTCAGTTTATCGCAGTTTAGATAGCTATGTTGCTAGGAGACTTTCTATTCGTCACAGTCAAAGTCGTCTCTCTGCTGTTTATTGCTACGAAGATGCTGCACTGCAAACTTTTAAAGCAGCCAAAACTTTAGGCTTGAAATGTTTTTACGACCTACCCATAGGTTATTGGCGCACGGGTCATATGATTCAACAAGAAGAAGCCAAGTTAAACCCAGAATGGGCATCAACGCTACAAGCAAATTTTGATAGTCCAGAGAAACTAGCTCGTAAAGATATTGAGCTACAACTATCAGACGTTATTTTTGTTGCTAGTAGTTTTACTAAACAAACATTACAGTTAGCTTTTAACTTAAAAGCGCCTATAATTTGTATTCCTTATGGAGCACCGCCAGTTAAGAGTATAGAAATGTCCAAACCAAGCTCGCAAAAGCTACGCGTTTTATTTGTAGGTAGTCTTAGTCAGCGTAAGGGTATTTCTTACTTACTTGATGCAGTAAACTTACTGGGGTCTCGAATAGAGTTGACATTGATCGGTAGAACGACAGGTTATTGCCCTCCTCTAGAAAAAGCCTTAAAAACTCATCACTGGATTCCATCGTTACCACACTACAAGATCTTAGAGGAAATGCAGCGTCATGATGTGTTCGTATTTCCTTCATTGTTTGAAGGCTTCGGTTTAGTGATATTAGAAGCTATGTCACAAGGATTACCTGTAATTACAACACCACACACTGCAGGACCTGATGTCATCACAGATGCTAAGGATGGGTTTATTGTACCAATTCGCTCAGCAGAAGCGATCGCCGCAAAATTAGATTTACTCGCCTCTGATAGAACATTACTCTTAGAAATGAGCCAAGCAGCTCAACAGAAAGCATCTCAATTTTCTTGGAAGAAGTATGGAGAGTCTTTAGTAGAAACTATTAATACTTGTTTGTAA